The Anaerolineales bacterium sequence GTATCTTCTTTCATTAAATATCGTACAGCTCTGTGATACGATACCTCGACTACGCAAACGTTCAAAAACGGAGGGGAAATGCACTCCAAGAACCTACTAATCATCATAATCCTCAGCCTCCTCGCCGCCGGCTGCGCGCTGCTGCCCACGCCGAAGCCGGTCGTCTCCGCCTCGCCGCCGGCGGACGCCGAGCCCGGCGACCGCTGGACCTCGTCGGTGGACGGCATGACGCTGGTGCTCGTCCCCGCGGGCGAGTTCCGCATGGGCAGCGACGACGGCGACTACGACGAACGCCCGCTGCGCACGGAAACCACCGAGGCTTTCTGGATCGACCTGACCGAAGTGACCCAGGGCATGTACGCCCACTGCAGCGACTGCCCCATCCCCGACTGCTTCCGCGGCGACGACGAACATCCCGTGGTCTGCGTGGATTGGGACGCCGCCCGCACCTACTGCGAGTGGGCCGGTAGGCGTCTGCTCACGGAGAAGGAATGGGAGAAGGCGGCGCGCGGCACGGACGGGCGCATCTACCCCTGGGGGAATGAGCTCGCCTCCTGCGACTACGCGGTGATGTTCGATCCCGTGCTGGGCAACGGCTGCGGCTCGGGCGATTCGGCCTGGGCCGTGGGCAGCAAGCCCGAAGGCGCCAGCCCCTACGGCGTGCTGGATATGGCCGGCAACGTGTGGGAATGGGTCGAGGATTGGGATCCCTACGCCACCAACGGCGCGGGACGGGTGCTGCGCGGCGGCGGTTACTTCAGCATCCCCGCCACCGTGCGCGCCGCCAAACGCGAAGTGCTGCACCTGCCGCTTGATAAAAACGACAGCCTCGGCTTCCGCTGCGGGGCTTCGGCGGAATAGGAAAACGCCGGGCTGCGAAACGGGGGAACCGATGAACCGCACGCATATCTTACGCCTGATCGCGCTGGCCCTGCTGCTGGTCGTCGTCGACCAGGCCGCCAAGGCCCTCATACGCACAACGATGGAACCGGGAGAAAGTATCTCCATCCTGGGCGGCGCCCTGCGGATCCATTTCGGGGCGGCGTACTGCGGATCCATTTCGAGCCGGTCTTCAGTGGAGTCTCGTGGTTCGTGCCCGACCTGCCCGTCTGGGCGCGCGCCGCCCTGCGCCTCGCCTGGCTCTTCGTCGCCCTGCTGGCCTTCCCCGTCTACCTCTTCTACACCCAGACTCGGCGTCGCAGCGTCTGGACCGACGTTGCGGCCGTGGGTCTCTGCGCCGGCTGCCTCGGTCACCTGCTGGACGATTTGTTCGCCCCCTACACGACCGACTTCATCCGGTTCTTCGACGGGCCCAGCGCCAACTTCGCCGACGTCTATGCCTACGCCGGTCTGGCCGCATTGGCGGTCGAGCTGGGCTTTGTGCTGCGGGAGACGAGGTCCGAGTGGCGGGGCTGGCGGTATTTTCTTCACCGCACGATCGAGACGCGCAGGGCGTTCCTGCGTTTCGTTCGCAGAGGGTTTAAGATAGAGGATTGAGAGGGAATTACCAAACGACTCCCGCAACCGGTCCCCGTTATACGGCGAGGAAAATATACGCCAGGGCCACGGCCGTGAGCACGTGCCACAGGCCGTGACCGAATCGGCCCAGGATGCCGGTGTACTTGTCCACCAGCCACACGGCCAGCGCGCCGGCGAAATACGCCAGACTCGTCCAGCCCAGCGCCGCGTCGCCGCGGGTCATCACGCCCACCGTGATCAGCGCCAGCAGCAGCGCCATGCGCGCCAGCAGATATCCGTCCAGAAACCAGGCGAGCAAGATCCCGCTGAGCAGCGACCCGGCGAGCACGATTTCGGGTTCGTAAGCGTGTCCCGCCGCCAGCACGTAGAACGCCAGGCCGGCCATCACGGCGTACATGCCGCCGTGATCCCAGCGGGCGGACCAGCGCGTTTTCATGCCGTGGTACAGTGCCGAGCCGAAGCACAGGAAGGCCATGGCCACGCAGAAGACCAGCGCCGTCCAACTCGCGGCAAGGCGATAGACCACCCAGCCGGCGGCCAGGTAGGCCAGATTGGAGTACGTGTTGACCGGCTCGACGGGGATGCCGGTGGTCGCGTAGCCGAGGTAGCAGCCGCGGATCTCGCCTTCGTTCCAACCCCCGCGGCACAGATGCGGCGGGCCGATTTCGCCCGTCTTGGGGTTGACCTCCTGCTTGAGTTTTTCCTGACCGGAAGCCCACTTCAACACGGCATAGATCAGCAGCGCCATGGGCAAACACCAGGCCAGGCTTTCGAGCAGATACGCGTTCGTCATCGTGCCCCCTTTTCCAATTCTAGGATTTATCGGAATCCATGCTCAAGCAGTGGCCTCGTGCTCGAGAACCAATCCAGAGCGTTATGCTTCATCCAGCCACGTCAGGATCGGACCCTCGAACGCCTCGGCCACCCGTTCGAGCATCGCATCCGCCTCGGCTTGATTCAGATAGCACAGAGATTCTGGCCTGAGTCCGACCGTATGCAAATCGAGCCGCTCGATTTCACCACTGCGTTCTTGTCTCCAAACAGCCAGCGCGAATTTCTTGCCAAACTTCGTGCGGCCCATGTCGATGCCACCTTCGCTTCCGTGCGAGTTGAGGCGAGACAGTTGTGAGTTCTGCTCGTTCCACTTTGCGCTGTCTTCTCCAAACTTCGGACGGAAGCCCAGCTTCCTGAGACGAGGGTAGAGAATGCGGTTGATCGCACGTGTGAGCCTGACGGGGCCTTTGCGAAGCTCGATTTCAATCGCCTCGCGTGTCGCCTCGACTCTGCAGGCATAATCGGGATCCAGATCTGCAGCCTCGGTGATTTTCTGAAGGCATTCATCGTATCGCTTCTCCCAGAAAAGATCGTGCGCCTGCTGAGCCAATTCGAGCGCCTTTCGCTTCGCCGGATCCTGCAGTTTCGTTTTCATGCGCTCCTGAACTTCTTCCACCACTTTCAAATAACCCGCATAGTCCTCCCACGGCTGTGCATCCTCACCTTCTGCCCGAGCTTTCATCTCGGCATAAAGTGATATTCCCGCCTGCAGAACATCATCGGGGACATTCTCCCCGTCTCTGATCCTGGCATACTGGTCCGCTATCTTCTCCAGGTCCTGCAATGCCTCTACCAGATCAGGATGCAAACCAGCGAATCGCTCATCGGTTTCTTCCCCGGATTCGCCATTTTGTATGCTGCTCATCTTGCCTCCCGGAAGATTCTAAACCAGTGGTGACAATGCATGAAGCTGCTCAAAATGAGTGCCGGCGTTGATGCCTCGAAGTCACCCTCGCAGACCCTCCCGCGCCTTTCGCAGCGACTCTTCCCGGGCCTCCCATTCGCGCTGCAGCGGGATCGCCTGGCGGTAATACTCGTGCCCCTCGGCCGCCTGCCCCAAGGCCTCGTAAACGCGGCCCACGTCGTTCAGCAGGATGAGTGGTAGATCTCCAGCGCATCTTGGTACTGCTTCTGCGCCTCGTAGATCGCGCCGACGGCGTGCAAGGCGGCGGTTTCCATGATCCGGTCGCCCACATCGCGCAGGATCTCCCGCGCTCCCTGGCAGTGCGCCAGCGCCTCGGCGTACTGTCCCTGGCTGAGATATACCAGGCCGAGATTATGCAG is a genomic window containing:
- a CDS encoding formylglycine-generating enzyme family protein: MHSKNLLIIIILSLLAAGCALLPTPKPVVSASPPADAEPGDRWTSSVDGMTLVLVPAGEFRMGSDDGDYDERPLRTETTEAFWIDLTEVTQGMYAHCSDCPIPDCFRGDDEHPVVCVDWDAARTYCEWAGRRLLTEKEWEKAARGTDGRIYPWGNELASCDYAVMFDPVLGNGCGSGDSAWAVGSKPEGASPYGVLDMAGNVWEWVEDWDPYATNGAGRVLRGGGYFSIPATVRAAKREVLHLPLDKNDSLGFRCGASAE
- a CDS encoding signal peptidase II; this encodes MPDLPVWARAALRLAWLFVALLAFPVYLFYTQTRRRSVWTDVAAVGLCAGCLGHLLDDLFAPYTTDFIRFFDGPSANFADVYAYAGLAALAVELGFVLRETRSEWRGWRYFLHRTIETRRAFLRFVRRGFKIED